From Taeniopygia guttata chromosome 3, bTaeGut7.mat, whole genome shotgun sequence:
CAGCTGCTTGCCCACCCCTACTTGTCAGGCCCTTACCTCtgtgattctttttttctgccacaCAGATGTGAAAGAAGAGTTAAACTTCCTATCCCACTCTCCTGACACATGTTGTCCTTACTGCAAGCTTGGAACTTTTGCTTCTGACCAGGTACCCGTATCTCCTGCCAGCTCCATTTTATCTCCCACCCAGATCTCGTGGTGATGTTCTCTTGCACCTTCCAACCTTCCCACTACATGAACTTCTCCCCATAAAAGCAGAACCCCAACCCTCTTTCTTTCAGCACATCCCATTCCAGCAGTCCTGATGATTCCCTcctggcagctgtgctgtgtgttcCATGCCTGTTCATCCCATCAAGTGTGTATCTGTAGGATCCCAGTTTGGGGAAGAGAGCATGGCTGGCACAGGAAGTGTCCCTGTCTGCCATGTTCCAACCTGGGTTCTCTGGAAGAGCTCTACTCCAGCTGTGATTGTGCcatggatttttctttccagcagtCCGTGGTTGTGGTTATTGTCAGGGAGTACTTGAGCAATGTGCCAAGCAGGGCTGGGCATGAGGAGAGCAGTGGTGCTTCCCAGCTGGCTTTTGCCCTGTCTGAGGATGGATAACTCTGTGGAATGGGCTCCAAGCACTAAAATAtatcattaatttaatttatttctctaaCCTTTTCTGTGGAGCCACCCACTATTCCACTGGTCATCATCCTATTTCAGGGAGCTCCTCTGACTGACCAGGACCTGGGGGAAGGAATATTTCATTATCTGCTTTTTGGGGGTTTGTCTTTTCATTTCTCCTACACCTAGTAGAGGCACTGATTTTTGTCAAGTCTTGTATTTGTCTGGTTTTCAATCATCTCAGCCTTAAGATATATCACTTTGTGATGATACATTTTTATCATAATTGTATTTCACCATGATCATGTTAACCCTCCTTTCTTTTATGGGCTTTTGCATTGCTGGCTGTGGTGTGAGTTCTTTGCTTGTGAGTTACCATAAATTTGTGTCCTGTAATGCCAATGAGAATTGAAAGTGCCACTGTACATCCATGTAATATGAGCAACCAAAATGATCCTGTTTATGAAAAGCTTCTAATCCAAAAATCACTAACAGTGCTAATTGAAGATAAGAGAATATTTCATATGTCACTTATTAGATCTTTACAAAAGACTGGAGAAAGTCAGCTAAACAGAGGCCACGGAGAAACCTCCcatttttacttctgtttcaGAGGAGTTCCTGGGAGCAGTGGAGTTTTGAGAACATATTGTGGCTGTTGTCATATCCCTGATCTATTTGGATATAATAATCTGAATATAAATTAGAGTGGAGATAGCTGCCAAATTCAGTGTACAGAGATGCATCATCTATTTTCTTCTAAGATGAATTGCTTCAGTTATTTTGAGTTATTGGAACCCTGTGCCTGTGTGTTGAGTATGTTTGTGGTATATTTAAAACTCTGATTTCATAGATGTGGTTGTGAGTTCATCAACTTCAGTGGGGTTGTTCCTGATTTATCTTGGCAAGACTGAGAACAGAATCAGGCCTTAaaatttacaaattaaaaaattaaactttaaagacattatgaaataaaataccaCCAATATGTTCCCCTTAAATACTACTTCATATGagactaaaataataaaataatagtaaaaaaaaaatcctgtgagtataaaagcagaaatcaaacatcttttaaaaaattaaaaaaaaaaggcaagttttTTAGCAGAGAAGTAAGAATTTGATTTAAATAAGTACTGGTTGGAGTGTACACTCTTGTAACTGTGGCAAGTTATCAAGcagaattgttttattttcacctGGCTGTCATATTTAAAGTGAAGGCAGATTGATTTCTCTCCATTGATGTTTATCAAGAATTCCTGTAATCTTCAATTGTGTGAGCAGATTTATTTTTGCAAGTAAACATATCATTGAAATTTATCTATTAGTGCTTGTTTTGACATGAAAATCTAATCATTCCATTGTCCATAGATAATACTAACTCATTAAAGATTAATCAATTACTTTTTAACAAGAATCTAAATGATTTAAAAGGTTGAGGGATTTAGCTTATGTGCAGCAGAGGGAAATAAGCAAGTACAACCAAAGAATCAAATGCTGACATTTTCCAGTAGTTCTACAAAAATCCCATGTAAGTGTCTGTATTTAGCAGCACTTGTGGTGGCCTGGGAGAGGAAGGCATAGGGGAGTTACGGTCACCTGTGGaacatttcctgctgctgctggtcagAGGTGCTTTAGCTCCACAGACCTTTGttgtccctgtgcctgctgtggCTTTGGGCAGGTGTCAGCCAAGGCTTTTGCTTTGTCATGACTTTGTCCCAGGAACTGCAGGTCAGAGGGAATATCATTAGTCATGGCCAAACTATGAAGAAACTTCAGTCTCTGAGACTGTTTTGTCAGAAAATGACTTTTCTTGGGGTAACTTCTGAAATCTGATTGGTTTGCCGTTATTTATCAATGAATCCCAATGAACACATCAGTGAATCTCCCCTGTGGAAAAAAGCTGTCCTTTGGAATTCTGACTATTTTCCTCAAAAGGCCACTTTCTGTAGCCCCCCTCACACAAACAGGTGCCAGAAAGGCATTGTGAAAATTACAGGATCTGCAGtcaaaaatgctgatttataTGGATTGAATCTGGAATTGCCATAATGGAAAAAAGAGTTGTGAACACGTGTGTATGGATGGAATTGTTCCACAGTTACTGGGAGATTTATGGCCAGAGAAATCACTACAGAGCAGCAAGTGGTAGAgattgtgtttttattttaatatggaAGCCAAGTCTTGCATTAGGATGTTGCTGAATCCAGGACAGGAAATATACAGCGCCCAAGGGACAGCGCAGCAGTGTTGGATCCAGGGGCCTTTAATAATCCCAAGCCTAAGAGCAGTTAAGATAGGGAATGTATAAAAACTAATCTGCTGCTTTTACAGTAATGTGTGTACAGGAATGAGGGACAGTTATGATGTGTTGGCACCGTGGCTTTTAGCAGATGACTTCTTAAATTAAAAGATAAGTTCACCGAGTGACTTTCTggaatttatttaatgaaagcCCATAAAATATGATATCTGTTTACAGCTGGATTAACAGCACACCGCTCAGCTACTGGTCTTTACACTGGATAAAAAGTGCCAAACAAGTCTGAactcttctttccttcttggaAAGCACAAATTCATTTTGGAAAAGCATAAATTTTACTTCTACATCTGTCTGTCTTTAATCACAACAAgcagtttctggttttgtaGATTCCATGTGGTTTTGACGTGCAAATTGTGGGCTGCAAGTCAAAGAAATCCTGCAGCGCTCCTGCTTGTTCAGTTTTAGCAAGTTGGGTTTCCTCTGGGTAGCAGCAAGCACTAGTAATTCTGTTGAGATTGcacttttcccctccctctttCTCTAGGAAAAGCCATTCTATAGATTTAACTTCAGTTTTTTGGTGTAGGTGATGCTCAGGGATGGGGTTaatttttgatttaattttgtcTCCTGTATTTATGTCTGCCTGGGGTGTGCAGAGAGTAAGTTGTTCCTGAAATAACTTCCTTTTTGGAAGCAGCAGTGGGAAGTTCACCCAGGACTTTGCTAAATAACGAGTGCATTTTGGGTTGTGCAGAGCTCCgcaggcactgctggagccGGGAGCAGGCTCTGGCGAGTCAGTGCACGCTAGATGGCACTTTTGTCCCAGCATCCGAGTTCAAACGGCTCCACGGGAGAACAGGAAAGGCCATCAGTGTTTAGTCTGCTCTCACAGAGTCCCTGCATGACCAATGTGGACCCCATGGACTTCCTGGAACATGTGTTAGCAATTTAGCAGCagacatttatttctttgttttactgcTTGGCTCTTTGAGAAAGTGTTGGTACTCAGTTATGGGCTGTCTGGATCATGTCAGAGGCCATGGGGATCAAGTCCATGTGACAGGCCAGACTGAGGAaggatggagctggaggaggtgagGAAGCTGACCCTCACTTGAGCAGGAACAAGTCACTGCCTGTCTGTGGCCTGTGGCCAAATGCCGGGGCGGTTCAGGTCTAATACAGctgaacaaacaaaacactttgCCCATTTGGCTTCTCCATATTTCATCAGCACCAGTTCAATCAAAGTCTTTTCTATTTCCTAAGAAGAGGTTCCTATtcttaattgtattttttttcctctttccccctccccctttcccACATTTTAGCCCCATCCAGACGAGGTGACCTTGAAATCCTTGGCTACTGCATGCTGCACTGGTTGTGTGGgaagctgccctgggagcagaacCTCAAGGACCCTGTAGCTGTCCAGAGTGCGAAAACAAAGTAAGGATAAACCCCCCCCCACACATGGGCACACCAGCCTGGAGCCCTGCAGCATCCTCACTgcttcccagctctgggaaaCACAGCTTTCCATGCTGTAGAACAGCACCTTAGGAGAAAGCTAAAACAATTTTCCTTAATTAAGAGAGAGGTTGGAAGCAGTTAAAATGGGAACTTTATGTGCATGTCTACACTCCTTTGCATGTTtatgtctgtgctgctgtgaggagaGGATGGATTCCAGTGCACAGTACACAGGCATTTTGTCTGCTGTGTATTTTTccaatactctttttttttccaaggaatcATTTGTAAATTAGCATGGGCCTTAGTGCACATACAGAAGGTTGTTGTGTGGTTCCATTCAACTTCTCGGGCGCTTTGTAGAGACCGTAGTACAAAGATCTCTTGGAGGCTTTTCCACATGTGCACTCAATTTATTTAACTTTCTATATGATACtgtttttcagatgcttttctGTAAGCTTTTAATGTTACATAAGCCTACTGCCATTACAAACAATTAAATACCAAAACACTAAGGAGCTTGgtgaaaatctttatttttccccagcaTGACTTGGATCTCACGGGAGCAGCAGCGCATCagtgttttcttcctctgcccTCCCAGGTGGGACTGGAGGGAGTTAACTGCATGTGGTACCGTAGCTGGCTCCACAGTAGAGGAATTACCCAGAACTGTAACATCACAATAGCAGGAGGCAGCAAACTTTTAAGTAGGGCAGGTCACACCAAAGGTACCCGCTGGGGCTGGCCGATCCCCAAAATCGACGCAGGGCAGCGGCTCCCGGCACAGGGAAGGGCGGCTGCAGGCTGTGCATGGGCCGAGCGCAGCGGGGGATGTTAACACCCTCTGCTGTGTTTAATATTTCTCCTTTAGAATTTCTGATCATTACACAGCCCCCCTGCAAGGTAACACTTATACAATTCAATGGGAAATCAATTTAATCAATCAAGCTGCCCCTCTGATTCTTCTCTTTTCGTTAACCCTTGGATGTCTCACGTTTCCAGGATGCTGGGCAAAAGGAGGCTTCAAGGAAACGCACGGAAAATGACATAGATTCCACTTATCTAATGAATTGCATTCCTGGAATTAGGTATCTTGCCCAGGTTATCCCTCTTACCTGTCTTAATTTTCAGGTTCCTTTGGGTGCTGGACTGCCCAAGATGAGGGCTGGTGGTATTTCTGTTTTTAGGAATTAATGCCAAGCTTCTCTGCTGTTCCTGTTTCTGGATGGACAGGAATTACACCTGTGGCCCTATTGTTTATGAAGTGCATGGGACTTCAGGTGATGTGACCTCCCTGTCCCCTTGTGGCCCTGCCATACCTGGGTTTAATTTTGGCAGCCACGTGCTCCATGGCAGAGGGGACCTGATGCTAAATGGTAGGAAGGCAGAGCAGAGTTGCTGCTAACAGTTGTTTGCTATTTCCAAATTAGAAATGGGAATTGTCAGTCTGAAATCAGAACAAGTCATTTGGCTCAAagggcttttatttttccttctagaAAGCTTAAAATATGTGCAAAGAAAAACTTAAAGTGCCATTTTAGGTgtcagcctggtcttggtgaAGCCAGCTGTGTACAAAGAGTTAAAAATGGAGCTGGTGAGGGGAGATCTGGGTTCAAAAGCAGTCCTGTGAATCATTAGCTATCCTGGAGGTCCACTCCCTTTGGAGCTGAGACTTGCTGTCTTCCTAAATTCCAAATGAGGAATCACCTGCTCCAAAAGCACATTAAACTGTTGCACTCTGGTGTTGTTTCAGACTTATGGATGAGCTCCCAGATTCAGTGCTGAGGTGGGATTCTCCTGGAAGCAGCTGCAGTAAGTATACTTGCACCTGTACCCTATGGCTCTTCAGCTTCTTCCTAAACACAGTTCAATGTCTGACTCTGGGGGggagcagaagagaaggaaagtaACACAAATTGAACAAggtctttgaaaaaaaagaatcttGTTCAGTCTGTGCTGTACCCCATGGAGTGACATAAGGGATCATGGCCATATGTAATCCAAGGTGTTGGGAAGCAGTGACTGTCTTGGAAACAGTAGTAGCTCTTAGCATGGAAATAGTAAGCAACTGTCTACCAAAGGTTTATTGCTCAGTGCTCAGTTTGAAAAAGCAAATGGATGCACAGTTTGTCTTGTTTCTTCCTTCCCTGAAATACAAAAGTAATCCAAGGAAAACACCAAAGGTCAGTATCTATTATTGATTTATTCCCTTATTTTCCTAGCACTTTTGTATTGGAATTACTGGAATGCAGTGTGTATTAGGTGAAATTTATTAATGATGTGTATACTGGATATGATGCTGGGATTTGACCACATGCTAATATCTGGTGTAGCACTCCAGTTTTAGGATACACTTGGGTCTTCAACTGAAAGAAAAGTTTGAACCCACCATATGTTTTTCCTACTAGCATTATTTCTGCCCATTCAATggtttccctgttttttgaACCACTTGATAGAAGAATGTTGCTGCTGTTGGACTGTTTTGGGATGCAATCAGAAAAACAACAGTAGtatctgaagtaaaaaaaaaaaaaaataaaaattgtatttttccaaagcattccCAGTATAATATCCATGCAGATTAAAATAATAGTGTTCAGAGTAATTAGTATTTAAAGGGATATTGTGATCTATCAAAGACTCTCCTCTTTTACACAGAACTATCAATATCTGttgataaaatgttttaattgttATCCTTGGATAGCTGTCAGTGCTGTGGGAATTAGTGCATGAACATAACGAGATGGAGCACTTCAAGTCTGGCTTGTTTATCCAAGTCTGccttttgcttttctcctcccaaaAAGACAAGACATTGTCAGTTCTGTGTTTTGAGTGTGCTTTCAGCTGAAATTGTGTTGTCTCATTTGGCATCCATGTTGGAATGAGATCCTTTCTGAACTTCTGGGGTTGCACTCAGTGAAATTCTCACTCGAATCTGCTCTACAGGTGAAATAGCCAAGTTTCTGGCCTCTGTTTCTGGCTTAGCTTATGCTGAGAAGCCCAAGTATCAagtgctgaaaaaaatcctgctggatGGCCTGGAGTCAAGCGGGATGTGCTACGACGGCCCTCTGGAATTCTCCGCGGCAGCAGCGAGTGCACGGAATCACTTTCCTGCTAAGGCATCCAGAGTGAGTGAGACAGCTCTGGGAGCATTTCTGACAGCTCCTGCCTCTTGCTTTCCCTCTTGGAGAAGAGGAAGTAGTTAAAGCTCTCAAAATGAGACTGACACAGCAGTTCTTCTGCCTTAAATACACCATGTTGTTAATTCCTGTTTCCCCTGGCTTTGCTAAAAAAGTGGAATATCAGCCCTCAAGGAGGAAGAACTGCCATGAGTCCTTTTGACCCACAGGCTCTCACTTCAAAGCAGTAGATCTGTGGAGGATGATTTACTTTCAGGATAATGGGGAAATCAAGGACTTTGTTCACTAACATCTTGAAGACAGGCCTGAATGCCAGATTTTTCCTTCATCCCAGATTAAAAGCAAAGTTACCTTTATTACTGACagcatttaattaattttcttgctttcagaCTGTTCTTTGTCATTTGCCTttatcctcctgcagccccagtgtGGAGATGTTCCTGTGGCTTTAGCTGTGCTGTTGGTATGCACTGGCACAGGATTTTCCAAGTAACACAGCTCTCCTGTGCTATTTTCCTGCAGTGCTCTAAGTTAATAAAGCCCAGCTTCCTTAAGCAGAGAGGGAGGTAATTAGCAGTTTTGCTGGGAAATGTCAGTCCCGTTGTTCCTGTGGAAGTGCCCGTATGCAGCAGCTCCATGCGGGGCTCTGGGGCGTGTGCAATAAGGCAGGGTCAGGGTCGTCCCATCCATTTTTAATATTCCTGGTGAACTTTGGACCATCACAAGTGTACGTGAGCCAAGAATGCAGGATGCAAACTAATGTGACTGATAGGCTGCGAGATGAATGGTGATTCAAGTATCAGTGAAGTATCAGTGCACAGATGGTTCTGATTTGCTGAGTTTTGTAGCTGCTGCAACTGAAGACATATAATATCCTTCTAGTCATAAATTAGCTCTTTGGAAGCAAAACCTTGGCACCAGAGCTTTACAACCTTCAATTAGTAGGGAAAGAAGTATTTGAATGACTGTGGTATTGACATCTGTAGGCCTGCATAGTAATCATTCTTAATAGAAGAGAATATCtgtttgagggggttttgcaTGGCTAATTAACCACCAGTGagaatatataattttttcatgATCTCCTGATTGTCACCTTTCTCTCATTATACAGTTAGATTTTATTGTAGCAAGTGCCTCACAAACCAATTGTCAGCACTATTTATGTTTTGTGGAAGGCAGAACAAAAGTTCATGTTTAATGAAAAGGTACTGGGTTTTGATCTTGGTAACTACAGATACTTAGTTTAGAACTTCTATTGACTTTTCTGGTTTtaccccccttttttttttaattttaacaaaaccaaaagctaTTTTGGTTACTGGACTTGTGTGTCTGTGCTGATGACCGCTGTGCCTTCACTCATTTGAGAAGTTCTTTTAAGTTTGCACTGTTTTGTGAGCTGACTCGGAGCATCAGGTACCTGTTAAGTGATCTCCAGCTGATCCTGCTGGATCTCTGTTTCACAGGAGTCTTTGATTTCTCAGAGTCAGATGCTAAATAGTAAATCTATTTCCTTCTTAAGCCTGGTCAAAGACTTGACAGTCTGTAGCATAAAAAATGATCCCAGCCTTGCAGgttgcaggagctgctgcagcattgCATATTTGCAGGTCACACCCCCCTGGAAAGTCCCTGGCTGAGGAGTGAATGGTTATCAccatttctgtgctgcaggatTCAGTGGGATTGGGTTTGAGGGCCAGGAACAGGATCAGGGGGGAATGCCTGGGTGTTACTAAATCTTGGCACCTGTCAGCACTTTCTCAGGGAAATCTGTAATGCCGAGCGTCTCACTTCTTGGAGCAGTGAGAACACCAGGATCACCTGTGTATTACTGCAGCCTGTTCTGCTGCTGACACAAGCCAGTTTCCTCTAAGCACTCACTGCaaaacagctgcagaaaggCAATTTTAGGGTTATTCAAAGGATTTAAGGAGTGCTTAAATACAAGTAGAGAGGGCAGGTAACTGAACTGTCTTGaaatttaatgttattttcagaaaatgcaaTATTTCAGTGTCCTGGTCACTTGGTGATGCAGCCCTGACAGTGCTGGGTGACAGGCAGGCTCTTCCCAAAGCATCTCTttgtggcactgcctggagtGATCCTAGGCCTGGCTCTTTTTATCTTGcattccctttccctctctccttttctttacCAAACGCTTCTCCCATTGAAGAGACAACCTTGGAACAGTGGGAGCCACTGCAAACAAGCTACAGTCTCCTCACTTGTTGCTTGTGAGCAGGATCTGACTCCAGCTGATTTGTCTGATTCCTCCTATACCACTTTGGTACACAGGCAATAAGGAGATTTGGGGTTAATTCCCTTCTGAAGAGCTGTGAACACCTGTAACAGAGGCTCCTGTAGCATCAGCTCCTTGATGATGTGAAGAGGATTGCATGGATTTTAGGATATTGCTTCCTGTATAGAATCTGAATCTAATCTTAAGGTGGCATAAGAAGAGTAGCAGTGGCTATATCCTGATTCTTGGTTCCAGTTGCACACCAAAGATAGgtgataaaatattatttgcattAATTCCCATATTTGTTTACCACATTTTTGGCTCTggataaatattttcagcttttccctCTACAGTGAAAGTGCTGATGTTGGGGCAAAAGGAAAGTGGGGTGAAAGTGGAAAATGGAAAGCCACATCACTGCTTGCTTGATCTTGTAGAAATCAGACTAAAAAATAACTGCATTATTACCTACCTGTAATTTCATTAGGATGAAATATGGTCATTTTTAGATGTCAACCACTAATTTTCACTTCTGGAGCTTTAAGTGAAAACTTGATTTTGCTCTAAGTCCTGTTTGGAAAGTGATGCAGTTGTTTAAGATGTGTATATATGGTGAAGatcattctttttctgtgtgagATCTGGACTTCTTTTCACTGTACAAAATGCTTACTGTGCACCCCAGGTTCACCTCCCAAAGCCTCCACCAAAACCAGctcagcagaagggaaaaaagccacaaGGTGAAGAACCTGCCTGTCAAAACAAAGTGTTTCTGGGGGTGACAggcacagagctcctgggaGAAGGAAAGCCAAGTACACGGAACAGGAGGcctccccaggcagagctgcagcaggtgaGGATTTGGGCACGGCAACAGCACCCAGCTCCCCCTGTTCATTAGCTCCATGTCCATCTCGTGGGGGTGGGTGAGGAGGAACAGGGCTGGAAAAGAGCCAGGGGCTCTGTCACAGACtccaggagctggcagatgcTTGCTAGCTTCCAGTATTCCAAAGAGGAACCTGAGTCTCTGGTAGGCCAGGGCTTAAGTGCCAGGAGGCCAGTGCCTGACCTGCCCCAAACCTGGCACCTCCTAGTGCTGGATCAGGACCTGGGGTAACTCTAAACTTACTGAATTCCTTTTAGTACACAGAGTTACTGTCTGCACCTCAGTGGGCTCCCTTGCCCAGGCCTTCCCTAAATCCAGTGCAGCAGAAGGAAGACGTGGGGCACGAGGACCACTCCAGCTGCCTGAGCAGGCCCCACACCCGAGGAACACGCCGGCAGTTCCACATGGAAGAGAAGCCACTTAGAGTTTACACTACATGTCAGGAGCCTGAGCACCCAAAAAAGGTGAGGGGTTTGGTGTTACCTTAGAGCAGTCACAGTGCCTTGAGAATGAAAGATCAGCTTTTCTAAAAATAAGAGTTCCAAAAACCCCTTGACTGTTCAACTACATGTATGCAAACTCTATTTGCCTTGAACACTAAAGGTTTGTGGGTAATTGTCTGTATGCACTATTGGCCAGCTACACTGCAGTTTGTGCAGCTGTAGAGCAAAGCCCTGCATGTGGACACAGATTGTTATTTCCCAGCTCTTCTATCTCCCTTTGTGGACCCTATTGTTTGCTTGGTAGAAACTTTGTTCAGTAGTTTCTTTCTCTGTGTAGTGTAAAACTTCATAGCACTCATTACTTCAGTCTTTAAATTCTGAGTTTTATATCAGAGGATTTTAGCAGTTAACAAACTCACCTTGAATATTATTCTTGATTTAGTGCATAAAAGGGTTGAATGAATAGTTTCAGTCTTACTCTTCAAccatacaggaaaaaaatggatcAGTTTTAGTACAAATAATACAGCACTACAACCATCTCAGTGATCACCTGTGCTCCTGTTCTCTGGAGTTTTGGTGTATTTCAGTGAGTGGATTCCACCCTGGTTTTCTTTCATATCAACAAATAACTTGGTTAAACGAGCACAGAAATGCAACTTTAAAGGTGGCTTAATGATTAATCCAAAATTCTTTGCTTCAAGCAGTCTGATCATCACTGCCTGGAGACTCCGGTACAAGCTGAGAGAGGGAAGCAGCAAAAGTACAGCTGTACCTGAGAGCACCAGGCAGGACAGTGGTGAGCAGAGCCATCCTGGGGAATGTTTTGGCTGCCAGCAAGGGAGATGGAGTCTGAAAAGTCAAACACAACTTTGGAATAGGAAAATATTCCAGTGTTACTTCCTAGTCCTCAAATGTAAAGTTTTTGCAGAAAAGGGACCAATCACTGGGCTGGTGGTTAGATTATATTTGTGTTTGGCTTTAGTTTTTCTAATGGAAAAGCTGCTATTCCAATAAGATTAAACGTGCTGTTTCTATGTAGAACCATTCTGTGGTACTCACTGAATATTCTGCATAAGGGGGGACTTTAAACGGGTGTCCAGATAACATTTAAGCCATTCAAATGAGAaagtggagaaggaaaaaaggcaggaTTCTCTTAGCTTCATTTTGCAAAATTCCTCTCATGTAATTCAGGAGCTTGGTAATGGAAAGGTCTGTAGGAAGCCAAAGCTGTACCTGGCATTAAGGGACAGTTGAAAAGAGTCAAGTCTTGGCTAAGTGAGAAGTGGGATTGTGGTGTTTGGGGATCCCTTTCAGAGGTGGAGGGTGACCAAGAACAGCATTGCTGCTGGAGATGTAgaacagccctggcacccctggcCAGCCAGAACAAGCCCCACTCTACAAGGTTATGTTCCTTGTGATGGGCAGAAATTCGGCTTCACTGTGAAATGCAAAACTTACACAAATCCAACCAGCACATTCACACTTAAAATCATGTCTTGAGTTTCCAGGATAAACCTTTATTAGTAGGAACAGAGGAAAGACTGAATATATTAAACATTTTTGGAAACAAGTCAAAGATAAAGAAGAATTTCAGATGTAGACTTCAATAGTAAATATAGATATGTCTATTTAGGAGGTGTTTAACCATGCCTTATGTTACACACTAACCATACAATATCCATAAGTGCAAATTCCAGAGGAAAGACTCTGTAAGAATTGTAATGCTTTCTCTAGGATAACTTAGATACCTCAATGGCATCTCTGTTTTTTTTGATTCACATCTCACTTCATATTAGCTTTATAATCACAGCTATTTTTCCCCTGCAGGAAGAGACTGCAAGAGATCTGCTACCATTTGATTCTTACAGAACACTCTCAGAATCCCAAAAGAAACACAATCATCTTGTAACTccagttcctgcagcagcatcccaggctGGTGCTGACACCACTCGTCCCTCTCTCTCTGTTGCATTTAACCTGGCATTTACTGATCAAACCTACCCCTACACTGCAGCtgttctgctgcttctgctgctcatTGTCCTGTCCTTGTATCTGCTTTGATGTTGTTGTTCCTGTGTCTTCACTGGGAGTGCAG
This genomic window contains:
- the VRK2 gene encoding serine/threonine-protein kinase VRK2 isoform X1; this encodes MPPKGPGKGKLPIPLPKDMILKDTEGKTWRLGSQIGQGGFGLIYLASPQTQVPVEDDAVHVIKVEYLENGPLFSELKFYQRAAKQEHIRKWMNLKKIRCLGIPVFWGSGLAEYKGKSYRFMVMERLGQDLQRIFEDCGSRFKKETVLQLGARMLDTLEYIHENEYVHGDIKAANLLLGYSNPHEVYLADYGLCYRYCPNGNHKQYQENPRKGHNGTIEFTSIDAHKGVAPSRRGDLEILGYCMLHWLCGKLPWEQNLKDPVAVQSAKTKLMDELPDSVLRWDSPGSSCSEIAKFLASVSGLAYAEKPKYQVLKKILLDGLESSGMCYDGPLEFSAAAASARNHFPAKASRVHLPKPPPKPAQQKGKKPQGEEPACQNKVFLGVTGTELLGEGKPSTRNRRPPQAELQQYTELLSAPQWAPLPRPSLNPVQQKEDVGHEDHSSCLSRPHTRGTRRQFHMEEKPLRVYTTCQEPEHPKKEETARDLLPFDSYRTLSESQKKHNHLVTPVPAAASQAGADTTRPSLSVAFNLAFTDQTYPYTAAVLLLLLLIVLSLYLL
- the VRK2 gene encoding serine/threonine-protein kinase VRK2 isoform X3, encoding MPPKGPGKGKLPIPLPKDMILKDTEGKTWRLGSQIGQGGFGLIYLASPQTQVPVEDDAVHVIKVEYLENGPLFSELKFYQRAAKQEHIRKWMNLKKIRCLGIPVFWGSGLAEYKGKSYRFMVMERLGQDLQRIFEDCGSRFKKETVLQLGARMLDTLEYIHENEYVHGDIKAANLLLGYSNPHEVYLADYGLCYRYCPNGNHKQYQENPRKGHNGTIEFTSIDAHKGVAPSRRGDLEILGYCMLHWLCGKLPWEQNLKDPVAVQSAKTKLMDELPDSVLRWDSPGSSCSEIAKFLASVSGLAYAEKPKYQVLKKILLDGLESSGMCYDGPLEFSAAAASARNHFPAKASRVHLPKPPPKPAQQKGKKPQGEEPACQNKVFLGVTGTELLGEGKPSTRNRRPPQAELQQYTELLSAPQWAPLPRPSLNPVQQKEDVGHEDHSSCLSRPHTRGTRRQFHMEEKPLRVYTTCQEPEHPKKSDHHCLETPVQAERGKQQKYSCT
- the VRK2 gene encoding serine/threonine-protein kinase VRK2 isoform X2 codes for the protein MPPKGPGKGKLPIPLPKDMILKDTEGKTWRLGSQIGQGGFGLIYLASPQTQVPVEDDAVHVIKVEYLENGPLFSELKFYQRAAKQEHIRKWMNLKKIRCLGIPVFWGSGLAEYKGKSYRFMVMERLGQDLQRIFEDCGSRFKKETVLQLGARMLDTLEYIHENEYVHGDIKAANLLLGYSNPHEVYLADYGLCYRYCPNGNHKQYQENPRKGHNGTIEFTSIDAHKGVAPSRRGDLEILGYCMLHWLCGKLPWEQNLKDPVAVQSAKTKLMDELPDSVLRWDSPGSSCSEIAKFLASVSGLAYAEKPKYQVLKKILLDGLESSGMCYDGPLEFSAAAASARNHFPAKASRVHLPKPPPKPAQQKGKKPQGEEPACQNKVFLGVTGTELLGEGKPSTRNRRPPQAELQQYTELLSAPQWAPLPRPSLNPVQQKEDVGHEDHSSCLSRPHTRGTRRQFHMEEKPLRVYTTCQEPEHPKKQSDHHCLETPVQAERGKQQKYSCT